The proteins below come from a single Hyperolius riggenbachi isolate aHypRig1 chromosome 8, aHypRig1.pri, whole genome shotgun sequence genomic window:
- the LOC137528556 gene encoding protein kinase C delta type-like, producing the protein MHANPKMNGNAFCGPYSTTDKCEQVHRKKERSDRGMKEEKRRRSLEDTTKRRRQSNESHDRSQSNEKSRCEEKCKTKALIASVSKPHTGKRSGKTNRVTSDEEDQEPGKNTKIPEEDEQPGTSRSITTYRGNTVAMSLETFRFHAILGQGAFGKVLLATDLVRQQQVAVKVARKRQMIHLRDSTVEHRVLKLAHQCPFLTHGYAAFHTDSYVYYVMELARGGTLKKLIECPQQLRTKEVRFIAAELICGLQFLHAKGIIHRDVKPANILLTGDGHAKISDFGLAVENVFGMVRVGESSGTTGYKPPEMAQGLSCHECVDWFAFGVTLYQMFTKRHPFRLSTKEATEQMVVTSEPTYQGLGRKEEDLLRNLLCKDPFQRLGVCGDARQHPFFSTINWKKLEAGQVRSPINLPEDITDDHLAEEIQIPYSEALEEPLNNEGQLVFRDTGFICPAWAAYYHILPMQQDAIPPDVMEMLSGYYSLRARLPSSSRQGFACDILRASL; encoded by the coding sequence ATGCATGCCAATCCTAAAATGAATGGCAATGCATTCTGTGGTCCGTACAGTACAACGGATAAatgtgaacaggtccatagaaaaaaggagaggagtgacagaggaaTGAAGGAGGAAAAGAGAAGGAGAAGCCTGGAAGATACAACCAAGAGGAGAAGACAATCTAATGAGTCACATGACCGCTCTCAGAGCAATGAGAAGAGCAGGTGCGAAGAGAAGTGCAAGACGAAGGCACTCATTGCCTCAGTGTCGAAACCACACACTGGAAAAAGATCTGGAAAGACAAACAGAGTAACCAGTGATGAGGAAGACCAAGAGCCCGGCAAAAATACAAAGATCCCTGAAGAAGATGAGCAGCCAGGCACAAGCCGATCCATCACCACATACAGAGGAAATACGGTCGCCATGTCTCTGGAGACATTCCGGTTCCACGCCATTCTGGGACAAGGAGCCTTCGGAAAAGTCTTATTGGCCACAGACCTTGTCAGACAACAGCAAGTGGCAGTGAAAGTAGCAAGAAAGAGACAGATGATTCACCTGAGAGACAGCACGGTGGAACACAGAGTCCTGAAGCTGGCACACCAATGCCCATTCCTGACTCACGGCTATGCAGCATTCCATACAGACAGCTATGTCTATTATGTCATGGAACTGGCAAGAGGTGGGACATTGAAGAAACTCATTGAGTGCCCCCAACAACTGCGCACCAAGGAGGTGAGATTTATAGCAGCAGAGCTCATCTGTGGCCTGCAGTTCTTGCATGCCAAAGGGATCATCCACAGGGATGTAAAGCCTGCCAACATCCTGCTGACAGGTGACGGACATGCAAAAATCTCTGATTTCGGTCTTGCTGTGGAGAACGTTTTTGGGATGGTTAGAGTTGGTGAAAGTTCTGGGACAACAGGTTATAAGCCTCCTGAGATGGCGCAAGGCCTATCTTGTCACGAGTGTGTGGATTGGTTCGCATTTGGGGTCACTTTGTACCAGATGTTCACTAAAAGGCACCCCTTCAGGCTATCAACAAAGGAAGCCACAGAACAGATGGTTGTCACTAGCGAACCAACGTACCAGGGTCTCGGCCGCAAAGAAGAAGATCTTTTGCGCAACCTGCTCTGTAAGGACCCATTCCAGCGTCTCGGGGTCTGTGGAGATGCAAGACAGCACCCATTTTTTTCAACCATCAATTGGAAGAAGCTGGAAGCTGGTCAAGTTCGGTCTCCAATAAATTTGCCTGAAGACATTACTGATGACCATTTGGCAGAGGAGATTCAGATTCCATACAGTGAAGCCCTTGAAGAACCTCTCAATAATGAAGGACAGTTGGTTTTCCGTGATACTGGATTTATCTGTCCTGCCTGGGCAGCTTACTACCACATTCTACCTATGCAGCAGGACGCGATACCACCAGATGTTATGGAGATGCTGAGCGGTTACTACTCTCTGAGGGCTCGGCTACCCTCCTCATCAAGACAAGGATTCGCCTGTGATATCCTTCGTGCCTCCCTGTAG